The genomic segment CTGAACCATTTCAGCCCTTAGATCAACCATACTATCTACTGGTTGGCAAGGAAAGTATCCGCCTTTTTTTCTTGGGCGATGTCCCGTGTTGTAACTATCTGTAAAATCTTTATCGTCATTCCATTCGCCTTCTTCTGTGTCAACTTCATACATAGCACAATTTGTTTTATCAATTATCTTTACATTATCAAATACAAAAAATTCATTTTCAGGACCAAAACAAGCAATATCGCCAATTCCACTTTCTTTTAAATGTGCCATTGCTTTTTTTGCTATCGAGCGAGGGCATTTTTCATACATTTGCCCTTTGTATATATCATATATGTCGCAAAAAACAACTATAGTTATATCAGCAGTAAATGGATCTAAAAATGCACTGGTTGCTTCAGGCATTAACATCATGTCTGATTGATGTATCGGTTGCCAACCAGAAAAAGAACTAGCGTCAAATGGAACACCTTTTAAAAACATATCTTTTGTAACGGATTTTGCATTGTACGACATATGATGCCAAGTTCCATTTATATCAGTAAATCTAAAATCAACAAATTTAACTTCATTTTCTTTACAAAAATCAAAAAAATGATCTACGTCTTTTACAAATTTTCCCATTCATCTCTCCTGTATTAACTTACGTTTATTTTTTTATTTTACCATAAATTTTACCATCTAAGATAAAACTTATATAAAAATGCACCTACTTTAAAAAGCAATAAAATATATCTATAATTTTAATATATGTATAAGTTTTAAAATCAAAAGATTTTTGTATATTTAGAATAATTAATTTTTTGACATGAATTATGATATTATATCAAAATTTAAATATTTATTTTATTTAAAGTTAGCTTTAAAACAAGTGATAGTATAATCACATTACTTTAGACTAAATTAGGAGTTTTTATGACCCAAGAAGAACTTGATGCATTGATGGCAGGAGGTCTTGATGATACGGAACAGATTAGTGTGGAGCCATCCGAAGAATCAACAAAAGATGATAAAAGTGAAGTAGTTGAATCAAAACCAGATTCATCTTCCAAGGAAAAATTAGAAAAACTAGATGAATATGATGGGTATAGAGTTAGTGCCGAATCTGCTTGGCCACCACCACCACCAACAGAAGATCACAAGATGGTTCATCAGCTTGATGATGTTACAAGAGATAGTGAAGCAAAAGCTACTGAGATGTTTGATAAACTTGAAACTATCAATAATTTTTGTATGGATGCAGAAAGCGGTTGTGTTTCACTAAAATCAGGCATAGATGAAAATATACAGCTTCTTAGTACTTTAAGTGAAAAATTTCCAAATGTATCAACATTTAAAGAAGCCCTTGAAAAAAACAACTCTTTAAAATCAAATTTAGATGACATTATAAGCAATCTTCAAATGGGACAAGATGAAATTATGATGACTATGGATATGATGCAATATCAAGATATTCATCGTCAAAAAATAGAACGTGTTATAAATGTAATGCGAGCATTAAGTAAATATATGAATAGTTTATTTGAAGGTAAGATAGAAGATGAAAAAAGGGTTGGTTCTGCTGTTCATATTTCAGGAGACACAACTACAGACAATTTAGTTAGCAATGATGATATAGAGGCATTAATAGAAAGTTTGGGCAGTAAATAGTGAAAAGACCTGAGCTTTTAAGTCCTGCTGGAAATACGACAAAGTTAAAAATAGCACTTGAATATGGGGCTGATGCGGTTTATGCTAGTGTTGCTAGTTTTTCACTAAGAACTCGTTCTGCACGTGAGTTTGATCTTCAAAGTTTTAAAGAAGCAATAGACTACACACATGCAAGAGGAAAAAAATTTTATGCTACCGTAAATGCTTTTCCATTTAATGGCCAGATAGAACCTTTAAAAAGACATATACAAACCATATCTGAGTTTAAACCCGATGCTTTTATAATAGCAACACCAGGTGTTATGTCTTTAGCAAAAGAGATAGCTCCTGATATAGAGGTTCATTTAAGCACTCAAGCAAATGTGATGAACTATCTTGATGCAAAAATTTATCATCAAATGGGTGCTAGTAGGATAGTTGTTGCCAGAGAAATGAACCTAAAAGATGTTATAAAAATTAAAGAACAAATTCCTAGTTTAGAGATAGAAATTTTTATTCATGGTTCTATGTGTTTTGCATATTCTGGTAGATGTTTGGTTAGTTCTGTTCAAAGCGGTAGGATGTCAAACCGTGGAAGTTGTGCTAATGATTGCAGATTTAAATATGAATTATATGCTAAAAATCCAGATAGTGGAACTTTATTTAGATTAGAGGAGGATAATGAGGGTGGAACTCATATTATGAACTCCAAAGATTTAAATCTTTCAGTCCACATTGACGATATTATAAAAT from the Campylobacter pinnipediorum subsp. pinnipediorum genome contains:
- a CDS encoding peptidase U32 family protein; this encodes MKRPELLSPAGNTTKLKIALEYGADAVYASVASFSLRTRSAREFDLQSFKEAIDYTHARGKKFYATVNAFPFNGQIEPLKRHIQTISEFKPDAFIIATPGVMSLAKEIAPDIEVHLSTQANVMNYLDAKIYHQMGASRIVVAREMNLKDVIKIKEQIPSLEIEIFIHGSMCFAYSGRCLVSSVQSGRMSNRGSCANDCRFKYELYAKNPDSGTLFRLEEDNEGGTHIMNSKDLNLSVHIDDIIKSGVIDSLKIEGRTKSEYYVACTTRAYRMAVDDSLSSNFDSQKYSHELNTLKNRGFTDGYLVHRPYERTDTQNHFSSLEEGTHQVHAISVDGQYLKCKFKMILNEDYEIVAPLGADILECDNEIGKIYKKDGKYWINFKQLMTKKGKFMTEIHSGNENEIKLPSQLPNFVFLRKEF
- a CDS encoding chemotaxis protein, coding for MTQEELDALMAGGLDDTEQISVEPSEESTKDDKSEVVESKPDSSSKEKLEKLDEYDGYRVSAESAWPPPPPTEDHKMVHQLDDVTRDSEAKATEMFDKLETINNFCMDAESGCVSLKSGIDENIQLLSTLSEKFPNVSTFKEALEKNNSLKSNLDDIISNLQMGQDEIMMTMDMMQYQDIHRQKIERVINVMRALSKYMNSLFEGKIEDEKRVGSAVHISGDTTTDNLVSNDDIEALIESLGSK